In a genomic window of Anoxybacter fermentans:
- a CDS encoding ATP-binding protein — translation MWNLEELVTEIEFENPEQYLVDILELALKQRHTRKIKRLVKRAGFPGTKTLENYNFKPISFPNSIKRNFFLLNLLKENVLMLGTVGTNKTHLTTALGLRAFARGKNVLFYRAVDLTNELLEKIFFRSSWQTH, via the coding sequence ATATGGAATCTAGAGGAATTAGTAACAGAGATAGAATTTGAAAACCCCGAACAATATCTGGTAGATATATTAGAATTAGCTCTAAAACAAAGACACACTCGGAAAATAAAGAGATTAGTAAAACGTGCTGGTTTTCCTGGTACAAAAACACTGGAAAATTATAATTTTAAGCCTATCTCTTTTCCAAATAGTATAAAACGGAACTTCTTTCTCTTAAATTTATTGAAAGAAAATGTCTTAATGCTTGGTACTGTTGGAACAAATAAAACTCATTTAACCACTGCACTTGGTCTTAGAGCTTTTGCTCGAGGTAAAAATGTATTATTCTACAGAGCAGTTGACCTGACTAATGAATTACTTGAAAAAATATTCTTCAGGTCAAGCTGGCAAACTCATTAA
- a CDS encoding response regulator transcription factor, with translation MPEKILIADDEREIVELLSLYLSNEGYQVFKAYDGLEALEQFNSNQLDLVILDIMMPGMDGFQLVKKIREKSNIPLIFLSARSEDVDKILGLGLGADDYITKPFSPLEVLARVKAQLRRFYKLNESKRSVPEVLKIGQIELDTGACTVKVAGETVEVTSLEFRLLKFFMEHAGQVFTKKQIFEQVWREPYMGDDNTIMVHLSRLREKIEPNPSHPIYLTTIRGIGYRFERRVKDER, from the coding sequence ATGCCAGAAAAAATTTTAATTGCTGATGACGAAAGGGAGATTGTGGAACTTTTAAGTTTATACCTTTCCAATGAAGGGTATCAGGTTTTTAAAGCTTATGATGGGCTGGAAGCTTTAGAACAATTTAATAGTAATCAATTGGATCTGGTCATATTGGATATTATGATGCCGGGGATGGATGGATTTCAATTGGTTAAAAAAATTCGTGAAAAGAGCAATATTCCCTTAATCTTTTTATCTGCCCGAAGTGAAGATGTGGATAAAATTCTGGGCCTGGGGTTGGGGGCTGATGATTATATTACAAAACCTTTTAGTCCATTGGAAGTGCTGGCCCGGGTTAAGGCCCAGCTAAGGCGGTTTTATAAGTTAAATGAATCGAAAAGGTCAGTGCCAGAAGTTTTAAAAATTGGTCAGATTGAATTGGATACAGGGGCCTGTACAGTTAAGGTAGCGGGAGAGACTGTTGAAGTCACTTCTCTGGAATTCCGATTATTAAAATTTTTCATGGAACATGCGGGCCAGGTTTTTACCAAAAAGCAGATATTTGAACAGGTATGGCGAGAACCTTACATGGGAGATGACAATACCATAATGGTTCATTTAAGCCGCCTTAGAGAAAAGATAGAACCCAACCCCAGTCATCCCATATATTTAACAACTATACGTGGGATTGGCTATCGTTTTGAAAGAAGGGTTAAAGATGAAAGGTAA
- a CDS encoding sensor histidine kinase translates to MKGKRIYRGFVFKYIIFLIITVLICVLTFIYMGWDIKRAYEQGQIPKIIAKQIIQSDPYQMDLKDVLAMDGWVQVLDYKYRVVYEKGKNSPHKFKYTPEEILSYLEFPYADKYFYTIAFYPESDPEHHLLLTAIPATKININVQPENVPYMVIKPFVDTLIKSGLLFFLMLIINILLYSHFTANNLSKPLGVLLNGIERMAHGERKVHIHLKTGNELEEIGAAFNRMALELEKSRLEKEKMEEIRRQLLMNISHDLKTPLTSIRGYIEALADGMVQDEKTQKKYLRLVKEKTIKVNNLINDLFQLTRLEEDDYKLQFKDYDLAEFLRSWFAHYIPELESQGFEYRVSIPDKEIICHFDPQQLERALTNILMNGIQYNPPGTTISVSLIEKDKEVQIIIEDNGIGIEPEIREKIFLPFVRGDKSRSLSTGGTGLGLAIARQIILKHSGEIRLISEPKKGTIFEITLPL, encoded by the coding sequence ATGAAAGGTAAGCGAATATATCGGGGATTTGTTTTTAAATATATTATCTTTTTAATTATTACTGTTTTAATTTGTGTTCTGACTTTTATCTATATGGGCTGGGATATAAAAAGGGCTTATGAACAGGGCCAGATTCCCAAAATCATAGCAAAACAGATCATTCAATCCGATCCCTACCAGATGGATTTAAAAGATGTCCTGGCAATGGATGGCTGGGTACAGGTTCTGGATTATAAATACCGGGTAGTTTACGAAAAAGGAAAGAATTCTCCTCATAAGTTCAAATATACACCGGAAGAGATTTTATCATATTTGGAATTTCCCTATGCAGATAAATATTTTTACACCATTGCTTTTTATCCAGAATCAGATCCTGAACATCATCTATTATTGACAGCTATACCGGCTACTAAGATTAATATAAACGTTCAGCCAGAAAATGTACCTTATATGGTGATTAAACCTTTTGTCGATACTCTGATAAAAAGCGGTTTATTATTTTTTCTTATGTTAATCATTAATATTCTTCTCTATAGTCATTTTACTGCCAATAATTTGAGTAAGCCACTGGGGGTGCTTCTTAACGGAATCGAAAGGATGGCTCATGGAGAGAGAAAAGTACATATTCATTTAAAAACAGGTAATGAATTAGAGGAGATTGGCGCTGCCTTTAACCGGATGGCTTTGGAATTAGAAAAATCACGGCTTGAAAAAGAAAAGATGGAAGAGATTCGACGTCAACTTCTAATGAATATCTCTCATGATTTGAAAACTCCTCTTACCTCTATCCGGGGGTATATAGAAGCTTTAGCAGACGGTATGGTTCAGGATGAAAAGACTCAGAAGAAATATCTTAGGTTGGTGAAAGAGAAAACCATCAAAGTTAATAATCTAATTAATGATTTATTTCAGCTTACCCGGTTAGAGGAGGATGATTATAAGCTGCAGTTTAAAGATTACGATCTTGCAGAATTTCTTCGCAGTTGGTTTGCCCACTATATTCCTGAATTGGAGAGTCAGGGATTTGAGTATCGGGTATCTATTCCTGATAAAGAGATTATCTGCCATTTTGATCCACAGCAGTTAGAGAGGGCTTTGACCAATATTTTAATGAATGGAATTCAATATAATCCGCCTGGTACCACTATTTCTGTCTCATTGATTGAAAAGGACAAAGAAGTTCAGATTATAATAGAGGATAATGGAATTGGGATTGAACCGGAAATTAGAGAAAAAATCTTTCTGCCCTTTGTCAGGGGAGATAAATCCCGAAGTTTAAGTACTGGCGGAACCGGTCTGGGTCTTGCCATTGCCCGGCAAATTATTTTAAAGCACAGTGGTGAGATTCGGCTTATAAGTGAGCCAAAAAAAGGGACGATATTTGAAATAACATTACCATTGTAA
- the purR gene encoding pur operon repressor, translating into MRRSERIAVITRILTDNPHQLFPLKYFTEKLNSAKSSISEDLTIIKEVFQNQKLGLIETLAGAAGGVRYIPLYSRDEIENFLKDLCTRLSDPERVLPGNFLYMTDLIFTPEVVNKIGGIFATCFADKKPDYIITMETKGIPIALMTARAFNVPLVTIRRSSRVTEGSVVSINYVTGSSKKIETMSLPRKALPVNSKVIIIDDFMKAGGTARGMMELMQEFKAEVLGLGVLVTTAKPEKKLVEDYISLLVLEDVNNDTNSVVIRPGDWIYKSTEADS; encoded by the coding sequence ATGCGAAGAAGTGAACGAATTGCAGTAATTACCAGAATTTTGACCGATAATCCACATCAATTATTTCCTTTGAAATATTTTACCGAAAAATTAAATTCAGCTAAATCTTCTATTAGTGAGGATTTAACTATTATTAAGGAAGTTTTTCAAAATCAAAAGTTAGGTTTGATTGAAACCCTGGCTGGAGCAGCAGGCGGGGTTCGTTATATTCCTTTATATTCCCGGGATGAGATTGAAAATTTTCTTAAAGATCTTTGTACCAGACTTTCTGACCCGGAGCGGGTTTTACCAGGAAATTTTCTATATATGACAGATTTGATCTTTACCCCAGAAGTGGTAAATAAGATTGGGGGAATCTTTGCCACATGCTTTGCTGACAAAAAACCGGATTATATTATTACTATGGAGACCAAAGGAATTCCCATTGCTCTGATGACAGCCAGGGCTTTTAATGTACCTCTGGTAACCATACGACGCAGCAGCAGAGTTACTGAAGGTTCAGTGGTGAGTATCAATTATGTGACTGGCTCTTCGAAAAAGATTGAGACCATGTCACTTCCACGGAAAGCCTTGCCGGTTAACTCGAAAGTAATTATTATAGATGATTTTATGAAAGCTGGTGGGACGGCCCGGGGGATGATGGAGCTTATGCAGGAGTTTAAAGCAGAAGTCTTAGGTCTGGGGGTATTGGTTACAACAGCTAAACCTGAGAAAAAATTAGTAGAGGATTATATCTCTCTGTTGGTTTTAGAGGATGTAAATAATGATACAAATTCTGTAGTCATCCGACCGGGTGATTGGATTTATAAAAGTACTGAAGCCGACTCATAA
- a CDS encoding ABC transporter ATP-binding protein: MVKCQGLVKYYRKTLAVDHLSFEVKKGEIFGLIGPNGAGKTTTIKMLLGLTRPTAGKIQIKSGIQIGYSPETPYFPGFLTAEEVLYFYGKLQRLKKTQLVKEISIILKKVNLIDYRTRKIQKFSKGMLQRLALAQALLGSPDLLILDEPAAGLDAKGRIEILNLIKELKEEGKTIILNSHILHDVEQVADRGIILNRGRLVTEWDFRQKMINLEISCTYDSDILEALKSIVKRITPTSNGFEVELLAREQIPDIAKMIIMGGGKIYELKETRNLEKIFLQALGGVR, encoded by the coding sequence ATGGTTAAATGTCAAGGGTTGGTCAAATATTATCGAAAAACACTGGCTGTTGACCATCTTTCATTTGAGGTGAAGAAAGGGGAGATATTTGGCTTAATTGGTCCTAATGGAGCTGGAAAAACCACCACTATCAAAATGCTTCTTGGTTTAACCAGACCGACGGCAGGAAAGATTCAAATAAAGTCCGGTATACAGATTGGATATTCCCCCGAAACTCCTTATTTCCCTGGATTTCTTACGGCAGAAGAAGTATTGTACTTCTATGGGAAGTTACAGAGACTTAAAAAAACACAGTTGGTAAAAGAGATTTCAATTATCTTGAAAAAAGTTAATCTAATAGATTACCGGACAAGAAAAATCCAGAAATTCTCCAAAGGTATGTTACAGAGATTAGCTTTAGCTCAGGCCTTACTCGGTTCCCCGGATCTATTAATCCTTGATGAACCAGCTGCGGGATTGGATGCAAAAGGACGGATTGAAATTCTTAATCTCATAAAAGAACTCAAAGAAGAGGGAAAAACAATTATTCTAAATTCACATATTCTCCATGATGTAGAACAGGTAGCTGATAGAGGGATTATCCTTAACAGAGGTCGGCTGGTAACAGAATGGGATTTTAGGCAGAAAATGATTAACTTGGAGATCAGTTGTACTTATGATTCTGACATACTTGAGGCCCTAAAATCTATTGTTAAAAGAATAACTCCAACGTCAAATGGATTTGAAGTAGAATTGTTGGCTCGAGAACAGATTCCTGATATTGCAAAGATGATTATTATGGGTGGAGGAAAGATTTATGAATTAAAAGAAACCCGTAACTTAGAAAAGATTTTTTTACAGGCTTTAGGGGGTGTTCGATAA
- a CDS encoding endonuclease/exonuclease/phosphatase family protein, with translation MTQLRVMTFNIHHGEGMDGLVDLNRIAKVIKEANVDLVGLNEVDVRNFRSGMVNQIGFLGKKTEMNAFFAPTLWFGIGHYGNGVLARFPILNPKEEELPGFRGREVRGVFQFTIRLKNRNVQIIVTHLGLNPVERQRQLEFLTLKIQKIKEPLIVLGDFNTTPTAPVMQKFLKDTGLMVHSYKPTFPAHNPELKVDYILTSKEWEVVKEVTPIQGLASDHLPVVGTFKLK, from the coding sequence TTGACTCAATTGCGGGTAATGACTTTTAATATTCACCATGGTGAGGGAATGGACGGCCTTGTGGATTTAAATCGGATTGCTAAAGTTATCAAAGAGGCTAATGTGGATCTGGTAGGATTAAATGAGGTGGATGTGAGGAACTTTCGTTCAGGGATGGTAAATCAGATCGGTTTTTTGGGGAAAAAAACAGAAATGAATGCTTTTTTTGCACCCACCCTATGGTTTGGGATAGGACACTATGGAAATGGTGTATTGGCGCGATTTCCTATTTTAAACCCAAAAGAGGAAGAATTGCCTGGATTCAGAGGGCGTGAAGTCAGGGGGGTATTTCAATTTACTATACGTCTTAAGAATAGAAATGTACAGATTATAGTGACACATCTGGGTCTAAATCCGGTAGAAAGACAAAGACAATTGGAATTTTTGACCCTTAAAATACAAAAGATAAAAGAACCTCTGATAGTTTTAGGAGATTTTAACACAACGCCAACTGCTCCTGTGATGCAAAAGTTTTTAAAAGATACCGGTCTTATGGTTCATTCTTATAAACCTACCTTTCCTGCTCATAACCCTGAATTAAAAGTAGATTATATCCTGACATCTAAAGAGTGGGAAGTAGTAAAAGAGGTAACTCCCATTCAGGGTTTAGCTTCCGACCATTTACCTGTGGTAGGTACTTTTAAGTTAAAATAA
- a CDS encoding MFS transporter has protein sequence MRAIVKKVINCTELITTPLAEFLALDNTVIRYMVMHWFGGILLIYTVLLPIFMNKLGINIITAGAIFSITALADVILTFILSRFLDKISPNIGMSLDWLTESLPPLIYSLASTPFHFMLGSIAGRITNILNPVYKVYENEIFSKDKQSLIYTYHLITPEVFTLIFYSFIGYLLTYKFTSIFAFRVVFLICGIGFLFVALIPYKFLKWVEPIEITKHKAAINFPRELYLVASAQILIFVGLNFASMLVTSYYILDKMQGTVMDVLVLKIVSSLVIIFTGLYSKNLGSKISDVRIAQYGIGFFVLFAGLMSQAKSYWMIIAAFIFYSIGNTVWFPHHYSFLMRLVPREKRGEFFGSVSSLEKLIGMVIPLLSGVLVNRYGFFIPFSLSFLAFFMVFLIYQHLAKKAIKSF, from the coding sequence ATGAGAGCAATAGTAAAAAAGGTAATTAATTGTACAGAATTAATAACTACTCCACTGGCTGAATTTTTAGCTCTTGATAATACCGTAATTAGATACATGGTTATGCATTGGTTTGGCGGAATTTTATTAATCTATACAGTACTCCTACCAATATTCATGAATAAATTAGGCATTAATATAATAACTGCGGGAGCAATTTTTAGTATCACAGCATTAGCTGATGTAATATTAACATTTATCTTGAGCAGATTTTTGGACAAAATATCTCCCAATATAGGAATGAGTCTGGATTGGCTTACAGAAAGTTTACCTCCATTAATTTATAGTTTGGCATCTACTCCCTTTCATTTTATGTTGGGATCAATAGCTGGTAGGATTACAAATATACTGAATCCTGTTTATAAGGTTTATGAAAATGAAATTTTTTCAAAGGATAAGCAAAGTTTAATTTATACATATCATCTGATTACACCGGAAGTTTTTACTTTGATTTTTTATTCTTTTATAGGTTATTTATTGACATATAAATTTACTTCGATTTTTGCTTTTCGAGTTGTTTTTTTGATTTGTGGTATCGGATTTTTATTTGTTGCATTGATTCCCTATAAATTTTTGAAATGGGTTGAACCGATAGAGATTACAAAACATAAGGCTGCAATTAATTTCCCGCGTGAATTATATTTAGTAGCCTCAGCACAAATTTTAATTTTTGTTGGACTTAATTTTGCTTCAATGTTAGTGACAAGTTACTACATTTTAGATAAAATGCAGGGAACAGTCATGGATGTTTTGGTTTTAAAGATAGTTTCGTCTCTGGTTATAATTTTTACCGGGTTATATAGTAAAAATTTAGGGTCAAAAATTTCTGACGTTAGAATTGCCCAATATGGGATTGGATTTTTTGTATTATTTGCAGGTTTAATGAGTCAGGCTAAAAGTTATTGGATGATTATTGCTGCTTTCATTTTTTATTCAATTGGTAATACAGTCTGGTTTCCACATCATTATTCATTCCTGATGAGATTAGTTCCTCGTGAGAAAAGAGGGGAGTTTTTTGGGAGTGTCAGTTCTTTGGAAAAACTGATTGGAATGGTTATTCCACTTTTGTCTGGTGTTTTGGTCAATCGATATGGGTTTTTTATTCCTTTTAGCCTTTCATTTTTGGCTTTTTTTATGGTATTTTTGATCTATCAACATTTAGCCAAAAAAGCTATTAAAAGTTTTTAA
- a CDS encoding ABC transporter permease, producing the protein MIYIIKNVIREQIRNRTVLIIAILALIFNYIITTGGGLKINGQKVTEFNQLLFVGISIVVFFGSMLTIFLSMNTIPKEFERKTTHLVLVRPIEKWQYILALVLGNICISLIIFGILAFSLLFFIIFYGRIEYWLRLIVTYLILSTNIATLSAIVSICSVKMSPIFAGMIGFIAYILGVLHDLFITMAQLTEGSWLKLVVFLTPNIVGVQREAAAFLNAKPVKIHIILEMIIFLYLVLWGTLFLFRKEV; encoded by the coding sequence ATGATTTATATTATTAAAAATGTAATTCGTGAACAAATTAGAAATCGCACAGTTTTAATTATTGCTATTCTTGCTTTGATCTTTAACTACATCATTACAACCGGGGGTGGTTTAAAGATTAATGGCCAAAAGGTTACAGAATTTAACCAACTTTTATTTGTAGGTATAAGTATAGTAGTCTTTTTTGGGTCTATGCTAACTATTTTTTTATCCATGAATACTATTCCAAAAGAGTTTGAACGAAAAACTACTCATCTGGTTCTGGTAAGACCGATAGAAAAGTGGCAGTATATCCTGGCGCTGGTTTTGGGGAATATCTGTATTTCTCTTATCATTTTCGGAATTCTAGCTTTTTCCTTACTATTTTTTATAATCTTTTATGGCAGGATTGAATACTGGCTCCGATTAATAGTGACTTATCTTATTTTATCAACCAATATAGCCACACTGAGTGCTATTGTCAGTATCTGTAGTGTTAAAATGTCACCTATTTTTGCTGGAATGATTGGTTTTATCGCATATATTCTTGGAGTGTTACATGATCTTTTTATCACGATGGCTCAACTGACTGAAGGAAGCTGGTTAAAGTTAGTTGTTTTTTTGACACCCAATATAGTAGGTGTACAGCGGGAAGCTGCTGCTTTTTTGAATGCTAAACCGGTAAAAATTCATATTATTCTGGAAATGATCATCTTTTTATATCTGGTTCTCTGGGGAACTCTTTTTCTCTTTAGAAAGGAGGTCTGA
- the serS gene encoding serine--tRNA ligase, giving the protein MLDIKYVIENLEIVKENCKKRNVNLDLDYIVDLSNRRRDLLYNVELLRKEKNEVSRMIGGEKIEKDLIERAKRLKQEEQELSKQLEEVEKKLLEEMSWLPNILDPRVPVGGEEKNIVIKEVGQVPQFDFRVKSHEELGSSLGIIDIPRGVKLSKTRFYCLKNEGVMLRWALTKMFVDNVKKQGFELVSPPYLAKKKTLYISGYLPFAEKDNFKIEDEDLSLIGTSEQSLLGMHMDEILTKLPLLYLGESMCFRTEIGSYGKDNTGIFRVHQFYKLEQLVYCHPDESEFWHQQCLENEEYMLKELNIPYRVVLTASQDLAPAGSIKYDIEAWFPSQNKYREVTSNTNIRDYQTRRGNIRFKIDGTKGFPHTISATGFCDRLIIALMENYQQADGSIKIPEKLVPYMDGLTAILPKEV; this is encoded by the coding sequence ATGTTGGATATTAAATATGTTATTGAGAATCTGGAAATAGTAAAAGAAAACTGTAAAAAGAGAAATGTCAATCTGGATCTTGACTATATTGTTGATTTGTCAAATCGAAGAAGGGACTTATTATATAATGTTGAGTTACTTAGAAAAGAAAAGAATGAAGTATCTCGCATGATTGGTGGTGAGAAAATTGAAAAAGATTTAATTGAAAGGGCTAAAAGATTAAAACAAGAAGAACAAGAACTTTCAAAACAACTGGAAGAGGTAGAAAAAAAATTACTGGAAGAAATGTCCTGGCTTCCTAATATCCTAGATCCTAGAGTTCCTGTAGGCGGTGAAGAAAAAAATATAGTTATTAAAGAAGTTGGTCAAGTACCACAATTTGATTTTAGAGTTAAAAGTCATGAAGAACTAGGAAGTAGTTTGGGAATAATTGATATTCCTAGAGGAGTTAAACTATCCAAGACTAGGTTTTACTGCCTAAAAAATGAGGGGGTAATGCTGAGGTGGGCTTTAACTAAAATGTTTGTGGATAATGTAAAAAAACAAGGATTTGAACTGGTTTCACCACCGTATCTTGCCAAGAAAAAAACGTTATATATTTCAGGTTATTTACCTTTTGCCGAAAAAGATAATTTTAAAATTGAAGATGAAGATCTATCTTTGATTGGAACAAGTGAACAGTCTTTGTTAGGAATGCATATGGATGAGATTTTAACTAAATTACCACTATTATATTTAGGTGAATCGATGTGTTTCCGAACAGAAATAGGAAGTTATGGAAAAGATAATACAGGTATTTTCCGTGTGCATCAGTTTTACAAATTAGAACAACTTGTATATTGTCATCCTGATGAGTCAGAATTCTGGCATCAACAATGTCTAGAAAATGAAGAGTATATGCTGAAAGAATTAAATATACCATATAGAGTTGTATTAACTGCTTCCCAAGATTTAGCTCCAGCTGGAAGTATTAAATATGATATTGAGGCATGGTTTCCAAGTCAAAATAAGTATAGAGAAGTAACATCAAATACTAATATCAGAGATTATCAGACCAGACGGGGTAATATCAGATTTAAAATAGACGGTACCAAAGGTTTTCCTCATACAATATCTGCTACAGGTTTTTGTGACCGATTAATCATCGCCTTAATGGAAAATTATCAACAGGCTGATGGTTCTATCAAAATTCCTGAAAAATTAGTTCCATATATGGATGGTTTGACTGCTATATTACCAAAAGAAGTGTAG
- a CDS encoding radical SAM protein, whose translation MYQPGYINLLKNGELEKRVQRLKEMLTNCVLCPHQCQVNRLNGERGYCKTLENVVVSGANAHFGEEEELVGRYGSGTIFFSHCNLKCVFCQNYEISQCGEGEEITIEELAEVMLYLQRRRCHNINLVSPGHIIPQVVEAIFIAANRGLNIPVVYNTNGYDLTDTLKFLDGIIDIYMPDIKFADDKLAEKYLGVKNYYTIAKAAVKEMYRQVGNLKTDDDGIAYKGLIIRHLILPENLAGTKEIMQFIADRISKDTYVNLMAQYYPVHRCRTEEKNNTTGI comes from the coding sequence ATGTACCAGCCGGGATATATAAATCTATTAAAAAATGGAGAATTGGAAAAACGGGTTCAAAGATTAAAAGAAATGCTTACTAATTGTGTTCTCTGTCCCCATCAGTGTCAGGTTAATAGACTAAATGGAGAAAGGGGTTATTGTAAGACTTTGGAGAATGTTGTTGTTTCGGGTGCTAATGCTCATTTTGGTGAAGAAGAGGAATTGGTAGGTAGATATGGTTCGGGGACAATATTCTTTTCTCATTGTAATTTAAAATGTGTTTTTTGCCAAAACTATGAGATCAGTCAATGTGGAGAGGGAGAAGAGATTACAATAGAAGAATTAGCTGAGGTTATGCTTTATTTACAGAGAAGAAGATGTCACAATATTAATCTGGTCTCTCCCGGTCATATCATACCTCAAGTTGTAGAAGCTATTTTTATTGCCGCAAATAGGGGATTAAATATTCCTGTTGTCTATAATACAAATGGATATGATCTGACGGATACTCTAAAATTTTTGGATGGTATTATTGACATATATATGCCGGATATAAAATTTGCTGATGATAAACTTGCAGAGAAGTATCTGGGAGTGAAAAATTATTATACAATTGCCAAAGCTGCTGTAAAGGAGATGTACAGGCAGGTTGGTAACTTAAAGACAGATGATGATGGTATTGCTTATAAGGGTCTAATTATTAGACACCTGATTCTTCCAGAAAATCTGGCTGGTACAAAAGAGATTATGCAGTTTATTGCAGATAGAATATCCAAAGACACCTATGTAAATTTAATGGCTCAGTATTACCCGGTTCATAGATGTAGAACTGAGGAGAAGAATAACACCACAGGAATTTAA
- the ispE gene encoding 4-(cytidine 5'-diphospho)-2-C-methyl-D-erythritol kinase has product MNQLSIPAYAKINLTLDVLGKRPDGYHEVEMIMQSIELHDQIILKERKEKGIKISCNHPLVPQDEGNLAYRAAELLIKEYGIEKGIEIKIIKNIPVAAGLAGGSTDAAGVLKGLNELWGLGISRDELMKFGARLGADIPFCILGGTAIARGIGTDLTPISPLPEMELVLVKPGIDISTKEIYSKYKPELVKRKPDLRKMQEAIECRDLEGVKRNLVNVLEDITLYYYPQVAETKKIMENLGTYPVLMSGSGPTLFAIIDSKREADEYAMKLKDRVMGQVIRTRTRSECL; this is encoded by the coding sequence TTGAACCAGTTGAGTATTCCGGCATATGCGAAAATTAATCTTACACTGGATGTATTGGGCAAACGGCCTGATGGTTATCATGAAGTGGAAATGATTATGCAATCTATAGAACTTCATGATCAGATTATTTTAAAAGAAAGGAAGGAAAAGGGGATAAAAATTTCTTGTAATCATCCTCTTGTGCCTCAGGATGAGGGTAATCTGGCCTATCGTGCAGCAGAACTTTTAATCAAAGAGTACGGGATTGAGAAGGGTATTGAAATCAAAATCATTAAAAATATCCCTGTTGCAGCAGGGTTAGCTGGTGGTAGTACTGATGCAGCTGGGGTTTTAAAAGGGTTAAATGAGTTATGGGGGTTAGGCATTTCCCGAGATGAGTTGATGAAGTTTGGTGCTAGATTAGGGGCAGATATTCCCTTCTGTATTCTTGGTGGGACTGCTATAGCCAGAGGAATTGGAACAGATCTTACTCCAATCTCTCCTTTACCTGAGATGGAACTGGTATTGGTCAAGCCGGGGATTGATATCTCCACAAAAGAGATTTATTCTAAATATAAGCCGGAGTTAGTTAAAAGAAAACCTGATTTACGGAAAATGCAGGAGGCTATTGAATGTAGGGATCTGGAAGGGGTTAAGAGAAATCTGGTCAATGTTTTGGAAGATATTACTTTATACTATTATCCACAGGTGGCTGAAACCAAAAAAATAATGGAAAATTTGGGTACATATCCTGTTCTTATGTCGGGAAGCGGTCCAACACTCTTTGCCATTATTGATTCGAAAAGAGAAGCTGACGAATATGCTATGAAGCTTAAAGATAGAGTTATGGGGCAGGTAATTAGAACCAGAACCAGGTCAGAGTGTCTTTAA
- a CDS encoding nucleotidyltransferase family protein, translated as MKVDAILLAGARNQGPLRECSQSEYEALIEINGIPMIEYVVRAARNARSVERIAVVGPVEILRPYLKDQVDFLIESREQIVENIKAGIETLKSNRKILILTSDIPLISAETIDLFVSHCKSCDADFYYPIISKEANQSKFPGTQRTYARLREGTFTGGNIFILNPSVIEIASEFIHKLVTWRKKPLKLSRLFGLKFIIKFVLGSLTISELEERLKEITGCSAITLIFEYPEIGFDVDKPSDLALMEKYMQQAK; from the coding sequence ATGAAAGTTGATGCTATTTTGTTGGCAGGAGCCAGGAATCAAGGGCCACTTAGAGAATGTAGTCAATCGGAGTATGAAGCATTGATTGAAATTAACGGCATACCGATGATAGAATATGTAGTAAGGGCTGCACGTAATGCCAGGTCGGTAGAAAGAATTGCTGTCGTTGGCCCGGTAGAAATTTTAAGACCGTATCTTAAAGATCAGGTGGACTTTTTGATTGAGAGTAGAGAGCAAATTGTGGAAAATATCAAAGCTGGAATTGAGACCCTCAAGAGTAACCGGAAAATTTTGATTCTTACTTCAGATATTCCTTTAATCAGTGCTGAAACTATAGATCTTTTCGTTTCTCATTGTAAAAGTTGCGACGCAGATTTCTATTATCCGATTATCAGTAAAGAGGCGAACCAGAGTAAGTTTCCCGGAACTCAGCGTACCTATGCCCGTTTACGGGAAGGAACTTTCACCGGAGGTAATATTTTTATTCTTAATCCATCAGTAATTGAAATTGCCTCTGAGTTTATACATAAACTTGTAACCTGGCGAAAAAAGCCTTTGAAGCTAAGCCGGCTTTTTGGTTTAAAATTTATTATTAAGTTTGTTCTGGGTTCTTTAACCATCTCCGAGTTAGAAGAGCGTTTGAAAGAGATTACTGGGTGTTCTGCAATTACCTTAATTTTTGAATATCCCGAGATAGGATTTGATGTGGACAAACCAAGTGACCTTGCTTTGATGGAGAAATATATGCAGCAGGCGAAATAG